The nucleotide window TCGCCCCAGGGCCTGCTTGGAGCGCACAAACACGTAGGGCATATTCTTGTTCTCACACAGCAGTGGGAGGTGCAGGATGATCTCCAGGGGCTCGGCGTCTGCAGCCATCACAATGAACTCAGAGATGCCTCTATTGAGGGTTTTTGTGGCCTCATTGGCTCCTTTTCGAAGCCGCTTGTAGTTACATGACTGCTGAACGAGGTCCAACAGTTTCTTGGTGAGGTGGGCATCTGCAAGAGGGTAGGCCTTCGGATTTACATCAGCCTCAGTCATTCCTGAGCACTGAGCAGTTCGCCCGCAGCGGTGCCGTCTAACCCTGGGTTTGGAGGCTGCAGATTATACATGTGTGCGGTGCCGCGGTGCCGCAGCGGCACCGCGGTTCTAGGTGGTGATCCATGGGTGATGGCCCAGTGGGAACACTCACCATTGAGTCCGCCTCGGCGGTGTCCTGCCTGATGCTGCAAGGACCTCtatattatttcttacagttACATGTGAACCTACAATTACATCAAGAAAAACTTTGTTAAGAAAAGAAGTAGCTTTTCAGTATCACATTAATAATTGAAATTTTTACTACTGCATTTAACTGTCGCCTGTAACATGTACAAAACATCTTTTATGAGAAACAAGCAATCAGCACAGGCCACTTGGCCCAGAGCAGAACATACTGCACTCAGTTAACAAGAACTCTGCTTACAGGCAAGTTATCATTTCAatagatattgaaaaataaatttcagagctTAGAAAGTCGACTTTTCTCATTTAACAGTTCTGCAGAGGGGTAGCTCCAGAGTTTCTATAGAGCTGGGCCTTCTTAGAGGCAGCCCtttgttcattttataaattgGGGAGAGCTAAACTGCTAAAAGACTACAACATCAGAATATGattccttttcttccatcttgACCCCAAAACAATGCAGGGCAGAAGTTCTTGGTTAGGATGCCTGTTCTGTAGTCCTAAACCTTCCCTCCAGTGGTACCCAAAGGTCTAGCCGCAGTCTCCAACCAAGCTTTTGTCAGAAATAAAGTTGACATTTTGATCTTTATTTATACTTGCCCTGGGTCTATTGCTCAAGTATTTCTAAACTCAAGTAAAGAAGAAGGGGGCTTGAGGTCAGCCATGTGATTGGAAAGGGGAATGGCCGTGGCCATTGGCAACATTGCTATAGGCTGTCTCTGCACAGCAAACACTTGGAAACAGTGGTGTATGGAAATGGGATAGAATAAATGCAGCCTGCAGAACAACTTTTGATGCTTCTGCCGTTGATCTCAATTTTGTGTAGCATTatccttttcagtttcattaatgataaataaaaatggaatgataTTTCCAATCAAATTTAAGTTGGAGGAAGGCATATTCCATATAGAGTGAATAACGTTTAAATATGCAGAATCAATTGCATAGATTTCTAGGTGGAATTTAATGGTGGCAATAGTATCAATATGGGGCAGAGGCAAAGAGTAATAGAAGCACCAGGGCCTGGTGGCTGGGATGTAGCGTGTGGACCGTGAAGCACCTTGTGTGCTGTGCAAAGGAACATGATCCTTATCTTGGAGTTGCCAGGGAACTGATGTTGTATTTATTTTCCACTTCTTgagatgaagaaaagagaatttaacTTTGTACCTCTCCTCAGGGTTTAGAGATTTGCCTCCTAACTACACACTAGATTTATGATAATGCTCACATTCATACCATGCCTCTTAGGGAGCTAGGACATTGGTTTTTAAATTCCAGTGGGTTTAGGAATTAGCTGAGTTCTCCATTAACTGTGCTGACCCCTAGACCCTACCCTCAAAGAGCCTGGTTGAGTTGCTCTTGAGTGAGCTCTGGCAAGCTGGGTTGATTCTGAGGGCCCAGATCTTTGGATTACACTTTGAGGACTGTAAATGATTACAATTTAAACAAAACTCCCCCTACTCCTGTCCTGTGAACAAAAGGTCTGAATGTACTTTCAGATGGAATTAGCAACGTTGCTTCCAGTCTCCACTAGAGGGTAGTATATCAGAATTCTGAGTTTTGAACAAAACTTGTTTAAATTGTGcgattttttggttgttgttgttttggggtgttttttgtttgttgttttgagaaTCAGAgggtttaaaactttttttaatgtggattttTTCCCACAtggaaatgttgaaagaaaaagcatTCTTTGGAAAACTTATTccccctttgtttttttctagtttaatCAAATGACTTGCTcagattaaaatatttcctcagttGCTAACACACTGTCGTTCTGGGTGATGGAATTATAGGATGTTAGTGATAATAccttctctgttttacagatgagagacaTGAACCCCAGGAATAAACTAGCTCAAGGCCTCTACAGTTAGTAGTGGAGTTGAGGATAGACCCCCGCTGGCCTGACCATCAATTCAACATCATGTTCCATAAACCATCTTATAAAAAATTTAGATAATTTTGGGAGTGCTGGGGATGGAGAAAGGAATGCTGCATTATCACATTTTAGTTCCTTTAGCTACAGTTCTAATGAGAGTCAGAACCTGAAATATTCATTTGAAACAGACTTGAGAGCTGTATGAAGTAACCATGCTTAATGACTTTATAAATCTGGTGTCTCCTCTGTAGATGAAGCTCcccacttctctttttctctttttctgctggATTATACCAGTTCTGAGTTAAAACTCTTTGATTTCTGTCTTTTGATCTTGTGCGCGTggctttattgttgttgtttctaaATGGTGGAAACATTGCTTCCAAGTAAGGACAAAATGAATTAGGATTTAAAAGAACAATAGCAAGTGAGCATTGTCAAATAAGGGAAAAATGGGTATAAATGTTCCAGTAGATCAGCCAGTTTATATTTTAAGTTGTCTTGGCTTTGATAAAGAAATCTGTGCAAAAGGGttacactttctctctctctctctctctcttttttttctttcttttctgacatGAGGCATTTGCTTCCCTGAATGCCTTAGTGTCTGGTGAAGCCACGTGCTTTTTTTGGGCATCGTTCTCACCCCCAAGAGctgctaaaagaaaaaatgacctTTTCTTAGAAGGATGTTGACCACTTTCAATCTAGGTGCTAGTATTTGTCCAGCCCAACAATGGTATTATGGTATTATCCCCATGAGGAAGTAGCAATAGTGTTACTTCTTTGTTGTGATGGGAGTGGTTTCCTGAGATGGAAGATTTAAGAATTTAATTGGGGTATAAGAAGGAGTCAATAGGCAGTAACCTaacattttcccctttttaatgGGAAACCACCGGTCATTTCATGCCCTTTAAAATGGTATCTCCTGAGCATCCCACTTATATAAAACCCTAAATTTCCAAGGTGTAAACCAGCCTTACTAttataataaaaactaattttgcCAAGCTCCTGGTAAGTGTCAAGCAATAGGCTAAGAGGTTAATCCATCAGATCTTATTTATCCCTCATAACCTTATGAGGtagttgctattattatccccattttacagatgatgaaactgagactGACATGGACTAaggaattaatataaaaaaactaGATGAGTTGTTACTTAAATCCAGGCAGGCAAAGTACAAGTGCCTGCACTTCACCACTCTGTTATCCCATGCTTAATTTACATACAGCCCCTAGGATGGCAACACAGAGAGAAATGTATCCCATGGTGCAGAACCATTTAAAATTGAAACATGATGTGTATCTATCTTCTCTTTAAGGTTAACGTGTTTTTAGCAGGGGGAAAAGTTAATTATTGGCCACAACTCAGCCAGTAAGAATAGCCTGCAAAAGCTGAGATAGGGTTAATGTCTAGGATAAAATTCAAGCCAGACCTGATTTTCATGCTCTATTTACTGTAGCAGACCAGATCCTTCCTTCAGAATCtctgaaaacagaaagaataaatagCAAATATATTAAATGACCAGAACCTAGAATTGCAGTGCATATTTACATTAGAGACAGGTGTTATTTCAGATATAGCTTAAATTACATTTTTGGGGCATCAATTGGGTATGTGCCTCAATTCACAAGAGTTTAAAGCTCCATCTTTACAAGATTATCCAGAGTGCTCACTGAGATgtgcaagagggaaaagaaaagcactggaaggaaagagaaacactGAAATTCCTACTCCAAGGATTGGCCTGGGTATATACTGGGTGGTCCATGTACCACAGGTGGTGTCTGAGATGATGCAAGATGGTACATGAATACATTTTTATAGAGAAATGTTAATAATTGCATAATAATTAAATGAGTTTTGGGGGGAAACCTAGCATCTAAAAGTCAGTGGTTTTTATGGATAGCTCTTAGGACAAGTCTGGGTTTTAAGGAGTGAGCAAACAAATTTGATTTGAACAAAAGTATTAAGTGAATAGTATTCATAGAGATAGACGGATATGGGAAGAATTTTGAAGGTGTTATACAAGAGGGATTGAAGTTTGGGAAACTTTAGTGTGGCAGAATCAGTATATGATAAAGCCTCTAGATACGTGGGTCCAATTTCTTGTTCTGAAATGGACCAACCATATGACTGTGGGTAAACCATTTCACACCTCTAATCCACAGTAGCTTTGACTAAAAAATGAGAGGTCTAGACCAGATCAGGGAGGCCCTTCCAGGGGCCAGGGACCCATAGAAGACCTTGGCATTACCACAAAGGATCTGAGAACTCATGTACTCAGTAAGCAATGACTCGAGACGCAATCAGTACATCCTAATGGTAAACATATGACTGATTTACAAAAGCATATAGATGCTGTCATGATTAGTTATGAATTTAATTAACTTGAACTAACTTAAGTGAAAACTCTACTGAATGCATAGGTACTTGAACTTAATGTACATTCTCCAAAAAACAGGTACTAAAAGTACAACTGATATTTTTGATATCGTCACACATCCATGCAGATTTTCCCTATTAATACAGTTTAAACTTCCATACTGTGGAAAAATTACAACTGTGCACAACACAGAAAGGTGGCCCAAGAGATGGCGAATGGAAGCTAATTAGTTCCCCTGTTACATGATAGTGCTGAGGGGAAAATACCCTCATTTGATCTTTTATCTGACCTAGAATATCTGCACACAGAAGAGACACACTCATCCTAATGACCTTACATACCCAGGCCAAATTTCAAAAAAGTAAATTTGTAGATAACTGTTTTGGATGGAAATTACCTTAATGATAACAATGGTAATAATGATTGAATTGCACCCATTTATTTagtatataatgtgtgtgtgtgtatacatcagATGCTGTGCTCAGTAAATCTTTCAGTGTATGAATACCCTTAATTTGTAGTTGATGAAACTGTAAGTCAGGGAGGTTGAGGTTTGTGCCCAAGACCATAAATCCATAAGGTGCCAataccaggattcaaatccagagcTTTTTGGTTCCAAATGTCTACCATACTACGCTGTTTTCTGAGATAATGAAAGTGGAGAATTCTAAACAGACATAGGCATAGGAGAAAGAGCTGTAAGTATAAGTTCAGCAGAATTTTCTTTGAAGGAAGATAAAGGCTCTGAAGTTAAAAGAAGAGATGATTCAATCATATAAGACCCATTGGGGGTCACTGTTAGGATTAGGCCAGGACTGAGAGTGAGTATTAAGTTTTCACAGCTAAGGTCCCATTACTGTATCTCCTGCCAATTATTGAAAAGCCTTTCTCAAAAGTTAGGCTACTGAATAATGACAGGATTCTGATGGCTGTCCCCATACTTATAGAACTGTTCAGACATATTTTTTGCAGCATCGGTTGGCATCATCCAACAACCTAGTAATTTGAGGGACTAGACTGATGTAGAAAGCTTATTGCTGATTGCTTGAATCAAACATTGTAATCATCATATATCCGTAGTTGTTCTCCTATGTCGAGGAAACGCCTGTGAGACAAGCCCAATGGGAAAGGAGTTAAATAATATTCTGGGTACACGATCACTTGTAGAATGGCTTGGGACATTGTTTGTTTGCACTCCAGCTACGCTGAATGGAAAAGAAACtcattcatcctttcattcaAAATACATTTGATGAGTTCCTATCATGTGGAGGTTACTAATTACTAAAGAATGCCAGTAAATGATACAGGGATCAGAGTCAGAGACGTCCCAATCTTTATCCCTCACTGATCGTCAAGACTGATTTTCTAACTAAAAGTGCATGATTTCTTCTGGCCACTGTTGTCTATATATAACAGTGATTTATGATACCATAGTTGTGAGAACACTGGACAAAGAGCCAGGGAGAAGTGATCAAGTCCCAGTTTTCCTGCCTACCAGCTAAAGGACCTTGGATAAATTGGGAAACTCTGGGATTCAGAATATATGGAGATAAGAGTATTTCAAGTCAAAGAAAGATCTAAAGCAATGATCCTTTCCCCCATCTTATAAAGACTATTTACTCTCCTCCAAATCTACATGAGAGAATCCCAGGGTTCAGAGAAGCTCATGAAACAACATCACTCCAAGATGTATGCAGTCAAGCTATTTGCTGGTGTCTGGTGTCTCAGGCGGGCGGGAAGCAAAaacaagttttactttttcctatgCAACTCCTGGAGTAGCCGCTTGGTGGTGCCAGATGGcctgtgtttgtttatttgcagACAAAACTtccagaaacaattttttttctatacttATAAGACTACCAGGGAGTCCTCTCCTCTTTGCTGTTTATACATATCTTCAGTCCGGGTTTAACCCATAAAAAGGTATTGAAGGGGACATCTGGAAATCTTAAGAGCATAGTAAActgaggagaaaataaataaaggagaaatgaaaCTAAGGAGAAAGATAGAGGAAGGAAACAAATGTCATACTCAGCAAAGTGTCACAAATGTCAGATTCAGAAACAAATTCAAGTAATTGTCTTTAACCATAAGTTAAAGAGGTGGCATGGTCGCTCGCAGGTGCAACtgtctcatctacaaaatgaagataatgataCCTTATCTTCCTAGAGGGAAGGCTGGCTTTCAGCTCCAAGACCGCAGGCTCTGTTAAAGGGACTGATCAAATTGAGACCGTGTTTACCTCTCAGAGGCCTCTCTCCCCTCATGGTAGGAGGAGTCTAAGCAGAATGGGTTTATCTGGCCAAGATGGCAGTTACACGTTCAAGTTTGGAGAGTCTTCATAAACGCCCTGTGCACTGCTGCCCCTGTCACCTGAGCCATCTCATCTGCCTGGTGACCTAAGACAACAGCCTCCTATAtggcctcccctctccctcccttcctctctataACCCATTCTGCATCCAGCTGCCTGAGTCAATTCAGTCATGCACTCTCCTCCTTCAAACCCTTCGATGGCCACGCAtcacatttagaataaaatccagactccTTCCTGTGGATGCCAAGGTCCTACATGATCTGGTGTCTGCCTGCCTGTGGCAGGCAGTGCTGGTTGACTATCCAATACTGTATcaatgttctcttctttcttgtgAGCAGAAATCTGATGCTGTGAGTGACAGCATGAGCTCAGTCATAAACTCTCAACTCCCTGGATTCATGTGAGTTAGGAGTAGCCAGACAACCCATTTCTAGCTAAGGAAGTATGAGGGGAAGACTTCTGGTGAGGTCCTTCTGGGAAAGCTTTTGTTCCCCATCATTTCCGAAAAGGACAAATTCAGCATGCATGGCTCTTTTACCCTTCGCCTATCTTCTTCCTGCCTTGATTAGGAATGGAATACCCATAGGGAGAGTGACTATTTCATGACCATGAGGATAAAGCCTACATGCTCAATATAGAGAAGCAAAAGATAAAGGTATCTTGAGGCCCTGATAGCACAGAATGTGATACCACCTTGAACTCCATACCTCTAGATTTTTTCTAATGTGATAAAAATACACCTATATTCAGTTAAGTGACTgttgtctggtttttgtttcaagttgccaaaaataattttatgtaatattctctttctgattttgtcTTTTATGTTTCTCCCTTACTCATCCCACTTGGTACAGGTGTGCTGTGCTGTGCATCCCAGATCTTCCCCTTCAAACAGAAAGGTCTGTTTTCCTACCTTTTAGGAAGATTAAGTAACAGTATTCACCTCTTAGACTTAGAGGATGGCCTTGTTTGAAGAGAGGCGTCTTTCCGAAAGTATCACACTCCTTCTGAGGCAGCCCACATGCAATGTCTAAGAGGCTTAGGGATAGAAATCCCAGCCCCATCCTTTTCCCAAAGGGGACAACCATGAAGGACTATTCCAAATTCAGAGTTATTGTGGGGTTGGATGAGGCCTTTGTTGAGACTGTGTCATAGCCCAACTACTCTCTCTTTCCAACTTTGCTTCTTCCCTTCACTTCCAAAAATATCGATCCCCGAAGTATTCCCTAATAAACCTCCTgcgtggtttgttttttttttttttgcaacctatatattttattaatcctcCTGCATGTTAATCACCATCTATGAGTCTTCTCAGGGAGCCCAACTTTCAAGGACCCATGTCCCTTCCAGGCGCAAGCAGTAAACCTCCCTGTGTTCTCGTGGagcctcttcccttcccctgaGGAGTGTGGAGCCCAGGTTTGAGAGGTGGGAACATAAGATCTCTGAGTCATTGCATGCAGTACAGCAGCCGAGGGAGTGCTTGATCTACAGCAGATTTTGAGTCATCGAGAAATACATTCTTACGtgttaaaccactgagatttggTGGTTGTTACCAAAGCCTAAAACTAGCCTAGCCTGTTACAGGGTTTTGACTACACAAATGTAACAAAAACTTTCCGGCACTTATTCTGAAATGCCTTTTGCTCGTCAAGATAAAAATAATGTGACTGGTCTTTTTTCAGCCACCTATAGACTCCCCCTTAAACCTTGAGTTAAAAATCACAGGACAGAAGTCAGGAGGCATTTTGTAAGagatgagaatattttaaaatttgaaataggcCCTTTTCCTCAAACTCAAGGCATAACACCAGTTCTGACCTCCTCCGGATCAGTCTTTCTAAATTTTCGCGGTATTGTCCTAGTCTTAGGTTCTGCCGTTTACCACCTTCCTTTTGGGTTTGGCTGAGCCACGAATTATCCTGAAACTTGGCAGTACACCGTATAAAGAGTTGAGTTCTTTCATCTAGACAGCCAAGGCCATGCTCACAGCTGTTCACTGCTTGTCCCTTTATTAGGAAGAATATTTTGCTTAAAGGATCTCTAAAGTGGCAGAAGCTTGACACACAACTTCCATTAAACAAGAAGTCTACAGAAAGGAGCCATGCTCTGCTCAGCACTTCGCAAGAAACTATTGGGTATGGACTCTCGCATAGAGGCATATAGGATATTCTTCTACTACTGTTCTGATGGCTGCCTTAACTACTACCATCAGCTGCCACTTATTGATAATCAACAATGTGCCTGGCTCTGTGCTACCCCTTTAGAGATGTTGCTTAATTTGGTTCTCCCTACAGCAGTGTATGGTACAAATTCTTATTCCTATTTTGCCaccaaggaaactgagactcagaaaaggcAAACTTTCCTAAAATTGTACAGCTGCATAGCAttaaagccaggattcaaatctggTTTTGCCGACTTAAGAGCCCATGCATTTAACCACAGACCTCTGCCGACTTCCATGTGGGGAAAGAGGAGAGTCACAAGTGCAGGGCTGAGATATTCTTCCCCTCAGTCCGTCTGTTTATCTCCTGGCTGCTTTGTGCTTTGCTTAGGATCTAGAAGGTCTGACACAGATACTTTTTCAGCTTGGAAGGATtcattttcaataaaaaagagTAGTTTGATAGCCCTTACTTCAGGGAAGGGAAAGGCATTTTAAAGCTAGTACAAGTGAGTTTTCCCCTTGAATTCAGTGTTAAATGGCTCTTGCAAGGACTCCCTGAAAGTTGTTTTCCCCCCACCAGCCAGATTTTGGCTGACAGATTACATCTTTGCCTGAGAAGTTGCTGCCAGGCTAAACACCGTCACACGTGCTCCTTTGTGCCAATGGCGTGTTGTCAGGGATGAGGATGCAACCAGCAAGCACGGCCAGAGAGGCTAAGATATAGTCATACAGACCGTCTGCATGGCTCTCCAGCCTCCTGGGCTGCTTTGAGACCCTCCCAAGGACATCCTTTACACTGGGGTATTATCCACGAAGCACTGAAGAAGAATCTCCCCTTTCTGTAAGACACTCTCTGTCAGGGACTGGTGTTTATCTGTATCTTCCTTAAATTGCCAGTGACACTGCAGAGAAGACCTGTAAGACTGAACTTGGGTGGCGTCAAGTGGATGGAGACATCTGCTACATTATACAGCTAGCAGTTCAGCTCTTGCAGCTGACAGCAAAATGTCTTCACACGTTGCAGGGGTGATTCTGTTCCCTGCTCTCCTTTCCTGGGAGGTTGCCCTTCAGCATCTGGGTCTGAGAATGCCCGTCGGTCCGACATAGCCCGCAAGGAGGAACGTGTTCTCAGTGGTCCAGAGGAgacccccagggcctggctgcTCACCACACTGCCTTCCCCGGCAGCATCCCTTGCATGGCTGAAGGGGAGCAGGATTAGACCAGtgtttcctaaaatatatttgattcttTCTCATGAAAATTGTTGATTCACAGTGAGTATAAACATATTGAGTAGCTACTCAATCCTAGGGCTCCTTTTTCTTGTGTCTCTAGGTGAAATCTCTTTTCGTCTCTTTCCATTCTCTTTCAAGGTGAAATCATCCAGTCCCGTGGATCGAAAGTCTTGACTTCCCAAATTATATATCATTTAACCTTCTCCTTGGAACACTAAACTTATCTACCCTAGTGTCTGCTTGACAGCGCCACTTGCAGTTATCACAGGCTTTCAAACTAAAG belongs to Orcinus orca chromosome 10, mOrcOrc1.1, whole genome shotgun sequence and includes:
- the LOC101270775 gene encoding NHP2-like protein 1; the protein is MTEADVNPKAYPLADAHLTKKLLDLVQQSCNYKRLRKGANEATKTLNRGISEFIVMAADAEPLEIILHLPLLCENKNMPYVFVRSKQALGRACGASRPVIACSVTIKEGSQLKQQIQSIQQSIERLLV